A region from the Benincasa hispida cultivar B227 chromosome 8, ASM972705v1, whole genome shotgun sequence genome encodes:
- the LOC120082910 gene encoding PAP-specific phosphatase HAL2-like produces MPLYTANLATKLPHRFAFTTTNTNSLPNYAGFKPFFFFFPSTHIHNSSPNRIYSSVPSSSSIMEDQKHLGHLISGPKSLSQELKIAVGAVQMACFLCQRVQSNLLASNAQIQAKDDNSPVTIADWSVQAIISWILSKSFGSKNVSIVAEEDVQTLSEPGADRLLKAVVETVNECLCEAYRFGLEGPESTLCTSEVLEAISRCNSSGGPTRRFWTLDPVDGTLGFIRGDQYAVALALIEDGEVVLGVLGCPNYPMRKEWLCYHPRYHSIISKLSTTTSESWDKGCVIYAQKGSGEAWMQPLIHVNRELVWPNSAIPIRVSSIDDPALATFCEPVEKANSSHSFTAGLAHTVGLRNQPLRVYSMVKYAAIARGDAEIFMKFARAGYKEKIWDHAAGVVIIQEAGGVVTDARGCPLNFSKGMYLEGLDRGVIACAGANLHDKIIRAVDASWNSSCL; encoded by the exons ATGCCCTTATATACTgcaaatttggccactaaactTCCACATCGCTTCGCTTTTACTACAACGAACACCAATTCCTTACCCAACTATGCTGGGTTtaaacctttcttcttcttcttcccttctacCCACATCCATAATTCTTCCCCTAATCGAATCTATTCGTCTGTTCCTTCATCTTCCTCAATAATGGAAGACCAGAAACATCTGGGTCATTTGATTTCTGGGCCGAAATCACTTTCCCAAGAACTCAAAATCGCCGTTGGAGCTGTTCAGATGGCTTGCTTTCTTTGTCAGAGAGTTCAGAGTAACTTGCTTGCGAGCAATGCCCAAATTCAAGCCAAGGATGACAATTCTCCTGTTACTATTGCTg ATTGGAGCGTTCAGGCAATTATCAGCTGGATTCTATCCAAATCTTTTGGGAGTAAAAATGTGTCAATTGTTGCCGAGGAGGATGTTCAGACTCTTTCCGAGCCTGGTGCAGACCGACTCTTGAAAGCTGTAGTGGAAACTGTAAACGAGTGTCTTTGTGAAGCATATCGTTTTGGATTGGAAGGTCCAGAAAGCACCCTCTGTACGTCCGAGGTTCTTGAAGCAATCAGCCGATGCAACTCATCTGGTGGTCCAACTAGAAGATTTTGGACTCTTGACCCTGTGGACGGCACGTTGGGGTTTATACGTGGGGATCAATATGCTGTAGCTCTAGCATTGATAGAAGATGGAGAAGTGGTGCTGGGGGTTCTGGGATGTCCAAATTATCCAATGAGAAAAGAATGGCTATGCTACCATCCTCGCTACCATTCAATCATATCCAAATTATCAACTACAACATCAGAGTCTTGGGACAAAGGTTGTGTGATTTATGCCCAAAAAGGTAGCGGTGAAGCTTGGATGCAACCACTGATTCATGTAAACAGGGAATTAGTATGGCCGAACTCTGCTATACCAATTCGCGTATCCTCCATCGACGATCCAGCATTGGCAACATTCTGCGAACCAGTTGAGAAAGCAAATTCAAGCCATTCATTCACGGCAGGACTTGCTCATACTGTTGGACTTAG GAACCAACCATTGAGAGTGTACAGCATGGTGAAATATGCAGCCATAGCTCGCGGTGATGCTGAAATCTTCATGAAGTTTGCTAGGGCTGGTTACAAGGAGAAGATATGGGATCATGCAGCCGGTGTGGTTATCATACAAGAAGCTGGTGGTGTAGTCACGGATGCAAGAGGCTGTCCACTCAACTTCTCGAAAGGTATGTATTTGGAAGGCCTCGACCGAGGAGTCATCGCTTGCGCTGGAGCTAACCTTCATGACAAGATAATCAGAGCTGTTGACGCTAGCTGGAACTCCTCTTGTCTATGA
- the LOC120082912 gene encoding uncharacterized protein LOC120082912, translating into MKPIKSWDTLFRKRNLFSDGGKYGFKMKQLPFMGVICSVMLFIVYRTTNYQYHQTKIETTLQPFETTKDFGEESQNLNSLPRGIVEARSDLELRPLWGTSSSRLKAHDYSNRYLLAIPAGIKQKENVNSIVQKFIPANFTIILFHYDGNVDGWWDLDWCNDAIHIAARNQTKWWYAKRFLQPAVVSIYDYIFLWDEDLGVEHFSPRRYLEIAKSEGLEISQPALDPNSTDIHHRITIRARTKKIHRRVYDLRGSVKCSDESEEPPCTGFVEGMAPVFSRSAWYCTWHLIQNDLVHGWGMDMKLGYCAQGDRTKKVGVIDSQYIVHKGIQTLGGGGRKSKSSSKASEYAKKHSPIPGDVRTEIRRQSTWELQIFKQRWNKAVAEDESWVDPFKRNSLKSDQRRRKRRRRHH; encoded by the exons ATGAAGCCAATTAAATCATGGGACACGCTGTTCAGAAAAAGGAATCTATTCTCTGATGGG GGAAAATACGGCTTCAAAATGAAGCAGCTGCCATTTATGGGTGTTATTTGTTCTGTAATGCTGTTCATTGTATACAGAACTACAAATTACCAATATCATCAGACTAAG ATTGAAACAACCTTGCAACCCTTTGAGACCACAAAG GACTTTGGAGAGGAGTCTCAAAACTTGAATAGTTTGCCGCGTGGCATAGTAGAAGCTAGATCAGATTTGGAGTTGAGACCTCTTTGGGGAACTAGTAGTTCAAGGTTAAAG GCTCATGATTACAGCAACCGTTATTTGCTTGCAATTCCAGCTGGCATCAAACAGAAGGAAAATGTTAATTCTATTGTACAGAAA TTTATTCCAGCGAACTTTACTATTATTCTCTTTCATTATGATGGCAATGTGGATGGATGGTGGGATCTTGACTGGTGTAATGATGCTATACATATAGCAGCTCGAAACCAAACGAAGTG GTGGTATGCAAAGCGCTTTTTGCAACCGGCAGTTGTGTCCATTTACGATTACATATTTCTTTGGGATGAAGATTTGGGGGTTGAACATTTTAGCCCAAGAAG ATACCTTGAAATTGCAAAGTCTGAAGGACTGGAAATATCTCAGCCTGCCTTGGACCCAAATTCAACTGATATTCACCATAGAATTACCATTCGTGCACGAACAAAGAAGATACAcag AAGAGTTTATGATCTCAGAGGCAGTGTGAAATGTTCAGATGAAAGTGAGGAGCCACCTTGCACTGG ATTTGTAGAAGGTATGGCCCCTGTATTCTCAAGATCGGCCTGGTATTGTACTTGGCATCTTATACAG AATGATCTTGTCCATGGATGGGGAATGGATATGAAACTTGGGTATTGTGCACAG GGTGATCGCACCAAGAAGGTGGGAGTAATTGACAGTCAATATATTGTTCACAAGGGAATACAAACTTTGGGTGGAGGTGGAAGAAAG TCTAAGTCGTCTTCAAAAGCTTCAGAGTATGCAAAG AAACATAGCCCGATACCTGGTGATGTTCGAACAGAG ATAAGGAGGCAATCAACATGGGAACTTCAAATCTTCAAACAACGATGGAACAAAGCGGTAGCAGAGGATGAGAGTTGGGTTGATCCATTCAAACGAAATTCATTAAAAAGTGACCAAAGGCGGAGGAAACGAAGACGCCGCCACCATTAA